In Misgurnus anguillicaudatus chromosome 5, ASM2758022v2, whole genome shotgun sequence, a genomic segment contains:
- the LOC129414265 gene encoding uncharacterized protein, translating to MALLEAKLRSRGDEEVKREDVDVVCCESSVYVTDGISTECQDQSSSQLLLDKLSEEKSRHTQDSKFNLTLLCYTESKPTDAQDTAVCDSIQGLKDEESTDQTSTESLDSACNAGEQQQIQQTTLKMCSVKLVDCRNLKMEIKTEPIEDEEDFILPDEKSDSCSDEGRSSTSKERLTAQTQKKKLYSEEQREMIFHCEHCGKNFVDFSQLKAHMRTHSDEKPFCCTECGNYFRTKYSLDVHKSIHTGENAYKCSESEKTVDSGSLQPHQNIHSEEKLYQCSHCDKRFHLKYLLIRHEKIHTGEKPYHCSVCGKSFNQRFNLVSHQRIHTGEKNYRCPYCGKTFAQQAGLRTHQRVHTGEKPYKCSQCDKTFTQSSNLKAHQGVHTGEKPHHCSVCGKSFYQRFNLVSHQRTHTGEKPYKCPHCEKTFAQQDGLRTHQRVHTGEKPYVCSHCGKSFADRSHFRVHLRVHTGEKPYVCSHCGKHFSDQSHFRVHQRVHTGEKPYHCNACGKSFSRNDTLVKHQRIHTGEKPYKCSQCDKTFARQDSLRTHQRFHTVLQPYHCSVCGKSFSRSDTLVKHQRSHTGDKPYKCSQCDKTFARRDGLRTHQRVHTVVKPYHCSVCGKSFDDGTQVDQWWDEHHGNWNWVCQSQCPLGTEDEKGNKILLGCSV from the exons ATGGCGTTACTGGAGGCAAAGTTGAGGTCAAGAGGAGACGAAGAAGTGAAgagagag gatgtggatgtggtttgttgtgaatcttcagtGTATGTGACTGACGGGATCTCTACAGAATGTCAGGATCAAAGCTCATCACAGTTACTGCTGGACAAACTCTCTGAAGAgaaatccagacacacacaggacTCAAAGTTCAATCTCactttactctgttatactgagtcaaagccCACAGACGCTCAGGACACTGCAGTGTGTGACAGTATTCAGGGTTTAAAGGATGAGGAATCtactgatcaaacctccacagagtctctggattctgcctgtaacgctggagaacagcagcagatccagCAGACCAcactgaagatgtgttcagtcaaactGGTGGACTGCAGGAACCTGAAGATGGAGATAAAAACAGAACCTATTGAAGATGAAGAGGACTTTATTCTGCCAG ATGAGAAGAGTGATTCATGTTCTGATGAAGGAAGgtcctcaacatcaaaagagcgactgacagcacaaactcaaaAGAAGAAACTTTATTCAGAAGAGCAAAGAGAGATGATATTTCACTGTGAGCATTGTGGGAAGAATTTTGTTGACTTTTCTCAGCTTAAAGCccacatgaggacacacagtgatgaaaagccTTTCTGTTGCACTGAATGTGGCAATTACTTCAGGACCAAATATAGTCTTGATGTTCATAAGAGTATTCACACAGGAGAAAATGCATACAAGTGCAGCGAATCTGAAAAAACTGTGGATTCAGGTTCATTACAACCACACCAGAATATTCACTCTGAAGAGAAACTATATCaatgttcacactgtgataaacGTTTCCATCTGAAATATCTTCTGATACGCCATGAaaaaattcacactggagagaaaccttatcactgtagtgtttgtgggaagagcTTTAATCAACGTTTCAATTTAGTGTCacaccagagaattcatacaggtgaaaaaaatTACAGATGTCCTTATTGTGGGAAGACGTTTGCTCAACAGGCTGGCCTGAGaacccatcagagagttcatacaggagaaaaaccttacaaatgctctcagtgtgataAGACATTTACTCAGTCAAGTAACTTAAAAGCCCATCAGGGGGTTCATacaggagagaaacctcatcactgtagtgtttgtgggaagagtttttaTCAACGTTTCAACTTGGTGTCACACCaaagaactcatacaggtgaaaaaccttacaaatgtcCTCATTGTGAGAAAACGTTTGCTCAACAAGATGGCCTGAGaacccatcagagagttcacacaggagaaaaaccttacgtctgctctcacTGTGGAAAAAGCTTCGCTGATCGATCTCATTTCAGAGTTCATCTGAGAgttcacacaggagaaaaaccttacgtctgctctcacTGTGGAAAACACTTTTCTGATCAATCTCATTTCAgagttcatcagagagttcacactggagagaaaccttatcactgtaatgcttgtgggaagagtttcagTCGAAATGATACTTTAGTGAAacaccagagaattcatacaggtgaaaaaccttacaaatgctcccAGTGTGATAAGACGTTTGCTCGACAAGATAGCCTGAGAACCCATCAGAGATTTCATACGGTATTacaaccttatcactgtagtgtttgtgggaagagtttcagTCGAAGTGATACTTTAGTGAAACACCAGAGAAGTCATACAGGTGataaaccttacaaatgctctcagtgtgataAGACGTTTGCTCGACGAGATGGTCTGAGaacccatcagagagttcatacagtagtaaaaccttatcactgtagtgtttgtgggaagagttttgaTGATGGGACGCAAGTAGATCAGTGGTGGGACGAGCATCACGGCAACTGGAACTGGGTCTGTCAGTCTCAATGTCCTCTGGGAACAGAAGACGAGAAAGGAAATAAAATCCTATTAGGCTGTTCAGTATAA
- the pla2g1b gene encoding phospholipase A2 has protein sequence MKAFLQLVVLSACLPALLASKENRALWQFRRMIVCTIPNSWPLLDYADYGCYCGKGGSGTPVDELDRCCEVHDGCYSDSWQQDDCFGVLDNPYTEVYSYSCDKAAQKVTCNAEANRPCEMFICECDRKAAECFAKAGYNPENEHYPSEKCK, from the exons ATGAAAGCCTTTTTGCAGCTTGTGGTCCTGAGTGCCTGTCTGCCCGCCT TGTTGGCGAGCAAAGAAAATCGTGCACTGTGGCAGTTCAGGAGAATGATCGTCTGTACCATCCCTAACAGCTGGCCTTTACTGGACTATGCAGACTATGGGTGCTACTGTGGCAAGGGAGGCTCAGGCACACCGGTGGATGAATTGGACAG GTGCTGTGAGGTGCATGATGGATGCTATTCTGATTCGTGGCAACAAGATGACTGCTTCGGTGTTCTAGACAACCCATACACTGAAGTCTATTCCTATTCATGTGATAAAGCAGCTCAGAAAGTCACATGCAATG CTGAAGCGAATCGCCCCTGTGAGATGTTTATCTGTGAATGTGACAGAAAAGCAGCTGAATGTTTTGCAAAAGCCGGTTACAACCCAGAGAATGAGCATTATCCCAGTGAAAAGTGCAAATGA
- the asgrl1 gene encoding asialoglycoprotein receptor-like 1 isoform X1, protein MFHTQYKCSHIVILNKTFVKIKAQWDAILLILLSVILLRKGRKQKTIRTAAEEGNTNINDMDSITYDRFNATENEINHTTPKYFPEPGRQNRKMYIIYGVLVLYMLILTVAVGIKISQVSKEVADVTLSLQTFETSIKEASKPLQFEKLPEPVVQGPCEVNWVFFKDSCYFHSTAGQNWQNAENMCVRKKSHLVVVNNLDELDFLSSIVKLPTSYWIGLVEKDEGQWSWVDGTDYKASEHFWDEGQPDDWNVRVNGEDCGQLHGRIRADKRRFWNDADCTLSYPYICEGKPKGQ, encoded by the exons ATGTTTCACACACAATATAAGTGTTCCCatattgtcattttaaataagacctttgttaagataaaagccCAATGGGATGCTATACTGTTGATTCTGCTATCAGTTATACTGTTGCGTAAGGGCAGAAAACAGAAAACTATCAGGACAGCAGCAGAGGAAGGGAACACCAACATAAACG ACATGGATTCCATAACATACGACCGGTTTAACGCAACTGAGAATGAGATTAACCACACTACTCCGAAATATTTTCCTGAACCTG GTAGACAGAACAGAAAGATGTATATAATATATGGGGTTCTCGTCCTTTATATGCTTATACTGACTGTGGCTGTAGGAATTAAAA TTTCTCAGGTCAGTAAAGAGGTAGCGGATGTTACTCTTTCTCTTCAGACCTTTGAAACCTCCATTAAAGAAGCTTCTAAACCTCTGCAGTTTG AAAAACTCCCTGAGCCTGTAGTGCAAG GACCATGTGAGGTAAACTGGGTGTTTTTTAAAGACTCCTGCTATTTTCATTCGACGGCCGGGCAGAATTGGCAAAATGCTGAGAATATGTGTGTCCGGAAAAAATCACACTTAGTGGTTGTCAATAACTTGGATGAGCTG GACTTCTTGTCTTCAATTGTAAAACTTCCTACCAGCTACTGGATAGGGCTTGTTGAGAAAGATGAGGGCCAGTGGTCTTGGGTCGATGGAACGGATTATAAAGCTTCTGAACA TTTTTGGGACGAGGGTCAACCAGATGACTGGAATGTCCGTGTGAACGGTGAGGATTGTGGGCAGCTTCACGGACGGATCCGTGCGGACAAACGGAGGTTTTGGAATGATGCAGACTGCACGCTCTCCTACCCTTACATCTGTGAGGGCAAACCCAAGGGCCAATGA
- the asgrl1 gene encoding asialoglycoprotein receptor-like 1 isoform X2 encodes MDSITYDRFNATENEINHTTPKYFPEPGRQNRKMYIIYGVLVLYMLILTVAVGIKISQVSKEVADVTLSLQTFETSIKEASKPLQFEKLPEPVVQGPCEVNWVFFKDSCYFHSTAGQNWQNAENMCVRKKSHLVVVNNLDELDFLSSIVKLPTSYWIGLVEKDEGQWSWVDGTDYKASEHFWDEGQPDDWNVRVNGEDCGQLHGRIRADKRRFWNDADCTLSYPYICEGKPKGQ; translated from the exons ATGGATTCCATAACATACGACCGGTTTAACGCAACTGAGAATGAGATTAACCACACTACTCCGAAATATTTTCCTGAACCTG GTAGACAGAACAGAAAGATGTATATAATATATGGGGTTCTCGTCCTTTATATGCTTATACTGACTGTGGCTGTAGGAATTAAAA TTTCTCAGGTCAGTAAAGAGGTAGCGGATGTTACTCTTTCTCTTCAGACCTTTGAAACCTCCATTAAAGAAGCTTCTAAACCTCTGCAGTTTG AAAAACTCCCTGAGCCTGTAGTGCAAG GACCATGTGAGGTAAACTGGGTGTTTTTTAAAGACTCCTGCTATTTTCATTCGACGGCCGGGCAGAATTGGCAAAATGCTGAGAATATGTGTGTCCGGAAAAAATCACACTTAGTGGTTGTCAATAACTTGGATGAGCTG GACTTCTTGTCTTCAATTGTAAAACTTCCTACCAGCTACTGGATAGGGCTTGTTGAGAAAGATGAGGGCCAGTGGTCTTGGGTCGATGGAACGGATTATAAAGCTTCTGAACA TTTTTGGGACGAGGGTCAACCAGATGACTGGAATGTCCGTGTGAACGGTGAGGATTGTGGGCAGCTTCACGGACGGATCCGTGCGGACAAACGGAGGTTTTGGAATGATGCAGACTGCACGCTCTCCTACCCTTACATCTGTGAGGGCAAACCCAAGGGCCAATGA
- the LOC129414270 gene encoding early activation antigen CD69 — MQGNKYTEDAEGYPDRVDPFYNQGKLACAMFLVLFILSFLVIGIVTGLNFSKNPQRDENKSLFSDGKTPIPFQYKGPCSDGWIAYNNSCYLLVEAYETWELSKSLCHEHGAHLMVVNSEEELEYILKVVKKTTDYWIGLKRDGTGKWSWVNGDGYHLTPNFWDNGQPGRGDVESCIHLNGIETARLKLLHYADCNSKLYYICERKLRKV; from the exons ATGCAGGGCAACAAATACACAGAAGATGCAGAGGGATATCCTGACAGGGTGGATCCCTTTTACAATCAAG GCAAATTGGCATGTGCCATGTTTTTGGTTCTTTTCATTCTGTCATTTTTGGTAATAGGAATCGTAACAGGTCTCAACT TCTCCAAGAACCCACAGAGAGATGAGAACAAAAGCCTTTTTTCTGATGGAAAAACACCTATTCCATTCCAATACAAAG GGCCCTGCTCGGATGGTTGGATTGCTTATAATAACAGCTGTTATTTGTTAGTTGAAGCTTATGAGACATGGGAATTATCAAAGTCTCTATGCCATGAGCATGGGGCGCACCTAATGGTTGTGAACAGCGAGGAGGAGCTG gagtatattttaaaagttgTTAAAAAGACGACCGACTACTGGATTGGTCTTAAGAGGGATGGAACGGGGAAATGGAGCTGGGTAAATGGAGACGGTTATCATTTAACTCCAAA TTTCTGGGATAACGGTCAACCTGGTCGTGGTGATGTGGAGTCTTGCATTCACTTGAATGGAATTGAAACCGCACGTCTGAAGCTGTTACATTATGCTGACTGTAACAGTAAACTGTATTATATTTGTGAACGCAAACTTAGAAAAGTGTAG